In one Choloepus didactylus isolate mChoDid1 chromosome 1, mChoDid1.pri, whole genome shotgun sequence genomic region, the following are encoded:
- the RAB6B gene encoding ras-related protein Rab-6B isoform X2, producing the protein MYDSFDNTYQATIGIDFLSKTMYLEDRTVRLQLWDTAGQERFRSLIPSYIRDSTVAVVVYDITNLNSFQQTSKWIDDVRTERGSDVIIMLVGNKTDLADKRQITIEEGEQRAKELSVMFIETSAKTGYNVKQLFRRVASALPGMENVQEKSKEGMIDIKLDKPQEPPASEGGCSC; encoded by the exons GCAACCATTGGGATTGACTTTTTGTCAAAAACCATGTACTTGGAGGATCGTACG GTGCGACTGCAGCTCTGGGACACGGCCGGCCAGGAGCGCTTCCGCAGCCTCATCCCCAGCTACATCCGGGACTCCACGGTGGCTGTGGTGGTGTACGACATCACAA ATCTCAACTCCTTCCAACAGACCTCCAAGTGGATTGATGATGTCAGGACAGAGAGGGGCAGTGACGTGATCATCATGCTGGTGGGCAACAAGACGGACCTGGCCGACAAGAG GCAGATAACTATTGAGGAAGGGGAGCAGCGTGCCAAAGAACTGAGCGTCATGTTCATTGAAACCAGTGCAAAGACTGGCTACAATGTGAAGCAG CTCTTCCGACGTGTGGCATCTGCTCTGCCTGGAATGGAGAATGTCCAGGAGAAAAGCAAAGAAGGGA TGATCGACATCAAGCTGGACAAGCCCCAGGAGCCCCCGGCCAGCGAGGGTGGCTGCTCCTGCTAA